One window from the genome of Pseudomonas sp. L5B5 encodes:
- a CDS encoding PilN domain-containing protein, with translation MNLLIQPLADRLQPLIRWLLLRWRGSPLPGFLAWWRAELVACLPASWRARINPEKRQPLLFSRDERFWTGDAGQLQPALAPSTSGPPVLVLLPHQRLLHEVSLPAAVAQDLTSMLSFEMDKYTPFKASQVYFDCVRLPSAHDSLIRIRLAVVSRERLDALLDQAQQAGHSIMAVDVLDEHGARLHVDLLAPHRRAQIRRSLIQPLPVLALVALILALASLQLWLHNRQQALEDMQQQVKTLQQQTQQVQALNRQIDDTLNAQRYVVERRAQSRSMAALLNELTQCIPLNTTLESLDINPDGQVSLTGQSSQASALISAMKACRSLEGINFQGAIQPDPVTGLDRFSMLATLRKAEASHAPATNPR, from the coding sequence ATGAACCTGCTGATCCAACCCCTGGCAGACCGGCTGCAGCCCCTGATTCGCTGGCTACTGCTGCGCTGGCGAGGGTCGCCGCTGCCTGGATTCCTTGCTTGGTGGCGGGCAGAGCTCGTGGCCTGCCTGCCCGCCTCCTGGCGAGCCAGGATCAACCCCGAGAAAAGGCAGCCGTTGCTGTTTTCACGGGACGAGCGTTTCTGGACCGGAGACGCTGGGCAACTGCAACCGGCCCTCGCCCCATCGACATCTGGTCCACCGGTCCTGGTCCTGCTGCCGCATCAGCGCTTGCTCCATGAAGTGTCGCTGCCGGCGGCAGTGGCCCAGGACCTCACCTCGATGCTGTCGTTCGAGATGGACAAGTACACCCCGTTCAAGGCCAGCCAGGTTTATTTCGACTGTGTCCGCCTGCCCTCCGCCCACGACTCGCTGATCCGCATTCGCCTGGCCGTGGTCAGCCGTGAACGGCTGGATGCGCTGCTCGATCAGGCGCAACAGGCCGGTCATTCGATCATGGCGGTTGATGTGCTGGATGAGCACGGCGCACGTTTGCACGTCGACTTGCTGGCACCCCATCGCCGCGCCCAGATTCGCCGCTCGCTGATCCAGCCACTTCCGGTCCTCGCGCTGGTCGCCCTGATCCTGGCGCTGGCCAGCCTGCAACTCTGGCTGCACAACCGCCAGCAGGCCCTTGAAGACATGCAGCAGCAGGTCAAGACCCTGCAACAACAAACGCAACAGGTCCAGGCGCTCAATCGGCAGATCGACGACACCCTCAATGCCCAACGCTATGTCGTGGAACGGCGGGCACAAAGCCGCTCAATGGCGGCGCTGCTCAATGAGTTGACCCAATGCATCCCGCTGAACACCACCCTGGAGTCGCTGGACATCAACCCGGACGGCCAGGTCAGCCTGACCGGCCAAAGCAGCCAGGCCAGCGCCCTGATCAGCGCCATGAAAGCCTGCCGCAGCCTGGAAGGCATCAATTTCCAGGGTGCCATCCAGCCAGACCCCGTCACCGGCCTGGACCGCTTCAGCATGCTCGCCACCCTACGCAAAGCGGAGGCCAGCCATGCGCCTGCGACCAACCCCCGCTAG
- a CDS encoding general secretion pathway protein GspN — MTRFPPSLRWLSAAVLGLLGLFLILLNGAGAKVQWLPPLNPSVAPGKAAVTADPMPVALSAHEYTWKKPLFNAHRQPDPPPSQATDKAPSSLNGLSLTGVIASATLRKAFFRTSDGQQLAALEQQQLPNGWRVERIEPTHVSLTQGTNTQTLKLLLLKVPQNTPPLPSLPDTSKDSEL, encoded by the coding sequence GTGACGCGCTTCCCACCCTCGCTTCGTTGGCTGAGTGCTGCCGTACTGGGCCTGCTGGGGTTATTCCTGATCTTGCTCAACGGCGCTGGAGCAAAGGTTCAGTGGCTACCTCCACTCAATCCATCAGTAGCCCCGGGGAAAGCGGCCGTCACTGCCGATCCCATGCCCGTAGCGCTGTCAGCGCATGAATACACCTGGAAAAAGCCACTGTTCAACGCCCATAGGCAGCCTGATCCGCCCCCCTCCCAAGCCACCGACAAGGCGCCATCGTCGCTCAATGGCCTGAGCCTGACCGGTGTCATCGCTTCCGCAACCCTGCGCAAGGCCTTCTTCAGGACGAGCGACGGGCAACAGCTGGCGGCCCTCGAACAGCAACAACTGCCCAATGGCTGGCGAGTCGAGCGGATCGAACCGACACACGTCTCGTTGACCCAGGGCACCAACACCCAAACGCTGAAGCTGCTGCTATTGAAAGTGCCGCAGAACACACCGCCTCTCCCCTCTTTGCCTGACACTTCCAAGGACAGCGAACTGTGA
- a CDS encoding type II secretion system protein GspK: MSRQRGAALIMVLWAITLLGLMMGSLVEILRLENRQSVFELQHSRALLAAQAGLALAVEGLFAYPARTVPDGRVYSLPFEQATLSLQVSSERGKLDLNFVALESFARLAHGLGATSEQARQWSESLGQQRSAGLLKALEQLQQLPGMEARLYDRLLPHLTLWSGLAEPDVDAASPELLALLKLSRSKVALQRGPESVVNVRVLATLDNQVSASLEAVVFLSPQGSGQRPYRVLRWKE; encoded by the coding sequence ATGAGTCGCCAGCGCGGCGCCGCATTGATCATGGTCTTGTGGGCCATCACCCTGCTGGGACTGATGATGGGCAGCCTGGTCGAGATCCTGCGCCTGGAAAACCGCCAGAGCGTTTTTGAACTGCAACACAGCCGCGCCCTGCTGGCCGCGCAAGCGGGCCTGGCGTTGGCGGTCGAAGGGTTGTTTGCCTACCCGGCGCGCACGGTGCCTGACGGGCGTGTTTACTCATTGCCCTTTGAACAGGCCACGCTGAGCCTGCAAGTCAGCAGCGAGCGCGGCAAACTGGATCTGAACTTCGTCGCGCTGGAGAGTTTCGCGCGCCTGGCCCATGGCCTCGGGGCAACCTCCGAACAGGCTCGGCAATGGAGTGAAAGCCTGGGCCAACAGCGCAGTGCTGGCCTCCTCAAGGCGCTCGAACAGTTGCAGCAGTTACCGGGCATGGAGGCGCGCCTGTATGACCGCTTGCTACCGCACCTCACGTTATGGTCCGGCCTTGCGGAGCCGGATGTGGATGCGGCCAGCCCCGAACTGCTGGCCTTGCTCAAATTGTCACGGTCAAAGGTCGCGCTCCAGCGGGGCCCCGAATCGGTGGTCAACGTGCGAGTCCTGGCGACGCTGGACAATCAGGTTTCGGCTTCTCTGGAGGCCGTGGTTTTTCTCTCACCACAAGGAAGCGGTCAACGACCGTATCGGGTGCTGCGCTGGAAAGAATGA
- the gspD gene encoding type II secretion system secretin GspD: MRKRFIYTGLAGAIALCGCTTPATDSARDDSLIKEALSGTGTDRAPLPIPAPKASPLAIITPPTTTRVVQGNQQFINKRTPALSRAAAASQEPGVTFNFANVSIQAVANTILGDVLKENYSIAPGVVGDVTFSTSRPVDKSQAFSILETLLALTKNAIIRQNGSYVVLPANMALAGQLAPQLALPQPGSGMTARFFLLNYISAPQMQKLLQPMARENAFVQVDAARNLLIMAGTPDELSNYQQTIDTFDVNWLKGMSVSVFGLKHANVGKLMPELDHLFGAQSATPLAGMLRFLPIERTNSIVVISSQPQYLSDVGRWIEAIDQGGGNEPQMYVYDVRNMKATDLARYLRQIYGNAKITDEPAAQVAPGLRTVTLSSNGYGTGNDSSGNVSGVPSGINGIGGNGNAEDTEAAQPEEEFEASSEDQAQAENATSNETFDNSVRITAQKSSNQLLVRSRPAQWAEIESAIQRLDNPPLQVQIETRILEVSLTGSLEQGVQWYLGNLAGNSTTPGVQNTTGSQGALGGGGVEVRSASLFYSFVSNNFQVALRALETSGNTKVLSAPSLVVMNNQQARIQVGNNIPISQTTINTGVGAIQTSSVQYVQTGVILNVVPRINPGGLVYMDIQQQVSDATTPASGGTGTTATPPANPTISTRAVSTQVAVQSGQTVLLGGLIKQNQAEADRSVPYLGKVPGLKWLFGTTIRNDDRSELIVLITPRVITGNSEARQVTDEYRQRFQLIQPLQKL; this comes from the coding sequence GTGAGAAAACGATTCATCTACACTGGCTTGGCTGGCGCGATAGCACTCTGTGGTTGTACAACACCGGCCACCGACAGCGCACGGGACGATAGCTTGATCAAGGAAGCCTTGTCCGGCACCGGTACTGATCGCGCACCGCTGCCGATCCCGGCGCCGAAAGCATCGCCACTGGCGATCATCACACCGCCCACCACCACTCGGGTTGTCCAGGGCAACCAGCAGTTCATCAATAAAAGAACGCCAGCGCTGTCTCGTGCCGCTGCGGCGTCGCAAGAGCCAGGCGTAACCTTCAACTTCGCCAATGTTTCGATCCAGGCCGTGGCCAACACCATCCTCGGTGATGTGCTGAAGGAGAACTACAGCATCGCCCCCGGTGTGGTGGGCGACGTTACCTTCTCGACTTCCAGGCCCGTCGACAAAAGCCAGGCCTTCTCGATCCTGGAAACCCTGTTGGCACTGACCAAGAACGCCATCATCCGGCAGAACGGCAGTTACGTTGTGCTGCCGGCGAACATGGCACTCGCCGGCCAGCTCGCGCCGCAGCTGGCATTGCCACAACCGGGCAGTGGCATGACGGCCCGATTCTTTCTGCTCAACTATATTTCCGCACCGCAAATGCAAAAGCTCTTGCAGCCCATGGCCCGCGAAAATGCCTTCGTGCAGGTCGACGCCGCCCGCAACCTGCTGATCATGGCAGGCACTCCCGATGAGCTGAGCAACTATCAGCAGACCATCGACACCTTCGATGTCAATTGGCTCAAGGGCATGTCAGTCAGCGTCTTCGGGCTCAAGCACGCCAACGTCGGCAAACTGATGCCCGAGCTGGACCATTTGTTCGGCGCGCAAAGCGCGACGCCGCTGGCCGGGATGTTGCGTTTCCTGCCGATTGAACGCACCAACTCCATCGTGGTGATCTCTTCTCAGCCGCAGTACCTCAGTGATGTCGGGCGCTGGATCGAAGCCATTGACCAGGGCGGCGGCAATGAACCGCAAATGTATGTGTACGACGTGCGCAACATGAAGGCCACCGACCTTGCCAGGTATCTGCGGCAGATTTACGGCAATGCAAAAATCACCGATGAGCCTGCCGCCCAGGTAGCGCCCGGCCTGCGTACGGTCACCCTGTCGAGCAATGGTTATGGGACTGGCAATGACAGCAGCGGCAATGTTTCAGGTGTGCCATCGGGCATCAATGGGATCGGTGGTAACGGCAACGCTGAAGACACCGAAGCGGCACAGCCGGAAGAAGAGTTCGAGGCCAGCAGCGAGGATCAGGCGCAGGCCGAAAACGCCACGAGCAACGAAACATTCGACAATTCAGTGCGCATCACGGCCCAGAAAAGCAGCAACCAACTGTTGGTGCGCAGCCGGCCGGCGCAATGGGCTGAAATCGAGTCGGCGATACAACGCCTGGACAATCCCCCACTACAAGTGCAGATCGAAACACGCATTCTCGAAGTCAGCCTGACAGGCTCTCTGGAGCAGGGCGTGCAATGGTACCTGGGGAACCTGGCGGGCAACTCGACCACTCCTGGCGTACAGAACACCACGGGCAGCCAGGGTGCATTGGGCGGAGGCGGCGTCGAGGTGAGATCGGCTTCGCTGTTCTACTCCTTTGTCAGCAACAACTTCCAGGTGGCCTTGCGAGCACTGGAAACCAGCGGCAACACCAAGGTGCTCTCGGCGCCATCGCTGGTGGTAATGAACAACCAGCAAGCGCGGATCCAGGTGGGCAACAACATCCCGATCAGCCAGACCACCATCAATACCGGGGTCGGCGCCATCCAGACCAGCTCCGTGCAATACGTGCAGACGGGGGTGATCCTCAATGTGGTGCCACGCATCAACCCCGGCGGCTTGGTGTACATGGACATTCAGCAACAGGTCAGCGACGCCACGACTCCCGCCAGCGGCGGAACCGGGACAACCGCGACGCCACCGGCCAACCCGACCATCTCGACCCGCGCGGTGTCTACCCAGGTTGCCGTGCAAAGCGGCCAGACTGTCCTGCTGGGAGGCCTGATCAAGCAAAACCAGGCAGAGGCCGATCGCAGCGTGCCGTACCTGGGCAAGGTGCCAGGGCTGAAGTGGTTGTTCGGTACGACCATCCGCAATGACGACCGGTCGGAGCTGATCGTGCTCATCACCCCTCGCGTGATCACCGGTAACAGCGAGGCGCGCCAGGTTACGGATGAGTATCGCCAGCGCTTCCAGCTTATCCAGCCACTGCAAAAACTCTGA
- a CDS encoding type II secretion system protein has translation MTPLPPSQQRGFTLIELLAAIVVLSIGFAVVLNTLGYATQALARDGQTTRMALMATSLMAEYGEGLGSGAHLEGTRDGIQWRLSATPLRGEGAIVLSQLELMLVKGSRQERFVTLKAIKRPAGGMP, from the coding sequence ATGACGCCTTTGCCTCCCAGCCAGCAGCGTGGTTTTACCCTGATCGAATTACTCGCGGCGATTGTCGTCCTGAGCATTGGGTTTGCGGTCGTACTCAATACCCTGGGTTACGCCACCCAGGCACTGGCGAGGGATGGGCAGACAACCCGAATGGCGCTGATGGCCACTTCGCTGATGGCCGAGTACGGAGAAGGCCTGGGCAGCGGTGCCCACCTGGAAGGTACTCGCGACGGTATCCAATGGCGCCTGAGCGCCACCCCACTTCGGGGTGAGGGAGCCATTGTCCTTTCCCAGCTGGAACTCATGCTGGTCAAGGGCAGCCGGCAGGAACGCTTTGTCACGCTCAAGGCCATCAAGCGTCCAGCCGGGGGCATGCCATGA
- the gspG gene encoding type II secretion system major pseudopilin GspG produces MNTARSLPKHQRGFTLLEMLAVIVLLGIVATIVVRQVGGNVDKGKYGAGKAQLASLSMKIESYALDAGSPPPTLAALLARPANAASWSGPYAKASDLKDPFGHAFGYRTPGQHGSFDLIFYGQDGQPGGDGYNKDLGSWE; encoded by the coding sequence ATGAACACAGCTCGTTCACTGCCCAAGCACCAACGCGGCTTCACCTTGCTGGAGATGCTGGCGGTCATTGTCTTGCTCGGCATTGTCGCCACCATCGTCGTTCGCCAGGTGGGCGGCAATGTCGACAAGGGCAAGTACGGTGCCGGCAAGGCACAACTGGCCAGCCTGTCGATGAAAATTGAAAGCTATGCGCTGGACGCCGGGTCGCCGCCGCCCACCCTCGCTGCGCTGCTTGCCCGCCCCGCCAATGCCGCCAGTTGGAGCGGTCCGTACGCCAAGGCCAGTGATCTCAAGGATCCGTTCGGCCATGCATTCGGCTATCGCACACCCGGCCAGCACGGTTCGTTCGACCTGATCTTTTACGGCCAGGATGGCCAGCCCGGCGGTGATGGCTACAACAAGGACCTGGGCAGTTGGGAATAG
- a CDS encoding prepilin-type N-terminal cleavage/methylation domain-containing protein: protein MRQGQRGFTLLEVLLALSFLGLLMVLIGSALGSGSHLLLLSEKQTDRLTQVRTAQNFLRSALQQALAEDFGHAADQQQVFEGERQRMRFVSPMPGQLAAGVQVHTLEAVPGTAGVSRLQISFSQDRTDGLHPWGNPQILVQEVHDLRLSYRGLDPNWQPTGWLERWPWPDRLPQAVRIDVDTRGAGLWPTQIVALRLDSEVTP, encoded by the coding sequence ATGAGGCAAGGCCAACGCGGGTTCACGCTGCTGGAAGTGCTGCTCGCCCTGAGTTTCCTCGGCTTGCTGATGGTGTTGATCGGGTCCGCCCTGGGCTCCGGCAGCCACTTGCTACTGCTCAGCGAAAAACAGACCGATCGCCTGACCCAAGTAAGGACCGCGCAGAACTTTCTGCGCAGCGCACTCCAACAGGCGCTGGCCGAAGATTTTGGCCACGCTGCGGATCAACAACAGGTGTTCGAAGGAGAGCGGCAACGCATGCGTTTCGTTTCTCCGATGCCCGGGCAACTCGCTGCTGGCGTCCAGGTGCATACCCTTGAAGCGGTGCCCGGCACGGCTGGTGTCAGTCGCTTGCAAATAAGTTTCAGCCAGGACCGCACGGATGGGCTGCACCCCTGGGGCAATCCCCAGATCCTAGTGCAGGAGGTTCACGATCTGCGCTTGAGCTACAGAGGCCTGGACCCCAACTGGCAACCGACCGGCTGGCTGGAGCGCTGGCCCTGGCCGGACCGGCTGCCCCAGGCCGTGCGTATCGACGTCGATACTCGCGGAGCCGGCCTGTGGCCCACACAAATCGTGGCGTTGCGCCTGGATTCCGAGGTGACCCCATGA
- the gspM gene encoding type II secretion system protein GspM encodes MRLRPTPASQRALALTLTALSLVGVYFLTLHVWFSQPLLAIADEMALLRHNQQRYVALSNQRPALENSLAQIRRSSVGNENLLADSDMGAATAQLMQLVAADLQVFATVGGGCTLTNRIPVPVTQQGPYRQVSVRINLECAIEPLAGLLHRLENGKVSLFVESVRIDKTRGQLASANRLTAQLLISAYLQNPTPKGATP; translated from the coding sequence ATGCGCCTGCGACCAACCCCCGCTAGCCAGCGAGCCCTGGCCTTGACCTTGACCGCTTTGAGCCTGGTCGGGGTGTACTTTCTGACCCTGCATGTTTGGTTCAGCCAGCCTTTGTTGGCCATTGCCGATGAGATGGCGCTGCTACGCCACAACCAGCAACGCTACGTGGCATTGTCCAACCAACGGCCAGCACTGGAGAACTCGCTGGCTCAGATCAGGCGCTCATCAGTGGGCAATGAAAACCTGCTGGCCGATTCCGACATGGGCGCGGCCACCGCACAACTGATGCAGTTGGTCGCCGCCGATTTGCAGGTATTTGCCACGGTGGGCGGTGGCTGCACGCTGACCAATCGAATTCCGGTGCCCGTCACCCAGCAAGGGCCTTATCGGCAAGTCAGTGTGCGGATCAACCTCGAATGTGCCATCGAGCCACTGGCCGGCCTGCTGCATCGCCTGGAAAACGGCAAAGTCTCGCTGTTCGTCGAGTCCGTGCGGATCGACAAAACACGGGGCCAGCTTGCCAGCGCAAACCGGTTGACCGCGCAACTGCTGATCAGCGCCTACCTGCAAAATCCAACACCAAAAGGAGCGACGCCGTGA
- a CDS encoding GspH/FimT family protein: protein MPATRPAQQGFTLLEMLVVLLLVAVGFGLLASGISQGLKSAQERQVKRDLSLALRQVRSQAITAGQPASLRLDVLRNNYQLPGKAPRHLPDGMTLRLTTAATSDSDEGQVGLITFYPNGGSTGGHLYLARGSQASRIDIDWLTGRVEWRDRQQP, encoded by the coding sequence ATGCCTGCCACCCGGCCGGCTCAACAGGGCTTTACCCTCCTGGAAATGCTGGTGGTGCTGCTCTTGGTTGCCGTGGGTTTCGGCCTGTTGGCCTCGGGTATCTCCCAGGGGCTCAAGAGTGCCCAGGAGCGTCAGGTCAAACGTGATCTGAGCCTGGCGTTGCGCCAGGTCCGAAGCCAGGCCATCACCGCTGGACAACCGGCCTCCCTGCGCCTGGATGTACTGCGCAACAACTATCAGCTACCAGGCAAGGCACCGCGCCACTTGCCGGACGGCATGACCCTGCGCCTGACGACGGCGGCCACTTCCGATAGCGATGAAGGGCAAGTCGGACTGATCACCTTCTACCCCAACGGCGGCTCCACTGGCGGGCACCTATATCTGGCGCGCGGCAGCCAAGCGTCGCGCATTGATATCGACTGGCTCACCGGACGGGTCGAGTGGCGGGATAGGCAACAGCCATGA